Part of the Anticarsia gemmatalis isolate Benzon Research Colony breed Stoneville strain chromosome 14, ilAntGemm2 primary, whole genome shotgun sequence genome, ttgtttgtattgtttCCAGATGCGGTAGATACCAGCGAAGTGAGCGATGTGGTCGGTGGTGGTGAGCGTGGCCGCGCTGGCGACAGCCGCCGCGCTGCAGCCGCGCTGCCAGGAGATCACCATCCCCATGTGCCGCGGGATCGGCTACAACCTCACCAGCTTCCCCAACCCCCTCGACCATGACACGCAGGAGGAGGCCGGACTCGAGGTGTGTATTATTGCGGCTCCTTTTATTCTTTGCTAATATTCTGTTACATCGTTGCAGTATCTTTTCGTTAAGTGGTTGTTTCTAATTTTCCTCTATCAATATTCCAGGTCCACCAGTACTGGCCCCTCGTGGAGATCAAATGCTCCGCTGACTTGAAGTTCTTCCTGTGCTCCGTGTACACTCCCATCTGCATCGAGGACTACCAGAAGCCCCTGCCGGCGTGTCGCAGCGTGTGCGAGCGGGCCCGCGCGGGGTGCGCGCCGCTCATGCAGAAGTACGGGTTCCAGTGGCCCGAGCGCATGGCGTGCGAGCGCCTGCCGCGCGCCGGCGACCCCGACCAGCTGTGCATGGAGGAGACCGAGCGCGCCCGCgagccgccgccgcccccgGCCCGCCGCCCCCCGCGGCCCGCCGCCTGCTCAGACCCAAAAAActgcgcgggcggcgccgcTGCCGCGCCCGAGCCCGCggggggcggcgcgggcgcggcggggggcgcgggggcgggGGCAAGCGGCGGGGCGGAGTGCGCATGCGCGTGCCGCCCGCCGCTGGTGAGCGCGCGCGCACACAACGTGAGCGCGGCGCTCCCGCCGGGCTGCGCGCTGCCGTGCCGCGGCGCGTTCTTCACGCGCGACGAGAAAGAGTTCGCCGCCGTGTGGGTGGCGCTGTGGGGCGGGCTCTGCGCCGCCAGCACGCTCATGACGCTCACCACGTTCCTCATCGACTCGCAGCGCTTTAAGTACCCGGAGCGACCCATCGTGTACCTCTCCGCGTGCTACTTCATGGTGTCGCTCGGCTACCTGGCGCGCCTGGCGCTCGGCCACGACGAGGTGGCGTGTGACGGCGCGCTGCTCCGCACCAACGTGAACGGGCCCGGCGCGTGCACGCTCGTCTTCGTGCTCGTGTACTTCTTCGGAATGGCGTCCTCGATCTGGTGGGTGGTGCTATCGTTCGCGTGGTTCCTGGCCGCCGGTCTGAAATGGGGCAACGAGGCGATCGCCGGACACGCGCAGTACTATCACCTGGCCGCGTGGCTGATCCCCGCCGCGAAGACCGTGGCCGTCCTCCTCGCCGGCGCCGTCGACGGGGACCCCGTCGCCGGCATCTGCTACGTGGGCAACTCGTCACCTGAGAACCTGAAGCGCTACGTACTCGCGCCGTTGATCGTGTACTTCGCTCTGGGCGCGACGTTCCTCCTCGCCGGGTTCGTGTCGCTGTTCCGCATCCGCTCGGTGATCAAGCGGCAGGGCGGCATCGGCGCCGGCTCCAAGGCGGACAAGCTGGAGAAGCTGATGATCCGCATCGGCGTGTTCAGCGTGCTGTACGCGGTGCCGGCGGGCGTGGTGATCGGCTGCCTGGCGTACGAGGCGGGCGGGCACGAGCGCTGGGTGCGGCGCGTGGCGTGCGGGCCCACGTGCGGCCCGCGCCCGCTGTACTCGGCGCTCATGCTCAAGTACTTCATGGCGCTGGCCGTGGGCATCACGTCGGGCGTGTGGATCTGGTCGGGCAAGACGCTGGACTCGTGGCGGCGCGTGTGGCGCGGCGGGCGGGAGCCGGCGCCGGCGCAGCGGGCCCTGGTCAAGGGCGTGTGACGCGCGCCGCCGGGCCCCGCGCCGGCGCCGGGCCCGCTGGCGGCGCCGCTGGCCGCCGCGCTGCCGGCGCCGCCCGCCTCGGCCTCGGCCGTGTCGCACCCGGCGGCCCCCACGCCGCTGGCGCCGTCGGCCCGCTCGGCGCAGCCGCTGTCGGACTACGGGCCCGTGTAGGCGACGTCGCGATGACCCTGTGTGACGGTGACCAGTGACGTCAGTGATGTGAATGTGCGAGGTCGCGCCTCTAGTCCTAGTGTAAGCGCGCGACGCCCGCGATATACGTAATAGTGTTAAGGGTGCCGAGGTGCCGGCCGTGGCGTCCGAACGCTCAGCTCTCGTGCCCGGGGTGAACGACCCTCGATGCGACTCGCAGACGATGTATACGTATTAATGTAACGGtgataatttcatttaaaatgtatacagATACCCCGCACCGACTTATAGTTGAtttcaactttaaaaataaatcgaacttCAAATTGATCTACTTCAGCGATCCGTCTATAAGTTGTAATGACGGTAAATAAATCGACGTCCGACGAAGGACGTGTGAATCGTACGCATCACTAAAATACTTTCCCGTTCAGTACAAATTACCTCACTAATCACTgccatttcatatatttatattgtggaACAGTAAAGTAGTTTAATGATGTGTACCGAGTACCTATTGTAATATTACCCTGACAGAATCATAGAACAAATAACATGGGCTCATCATTAttcaacaaacattataatacatGTATCTCTTTCATTCTAATGTTAATTCTGATGAGTCCTCGCTGTTTGTACAGTTACTGTGACGTTACGCCCGCGTAGTGTGTACCGAACGCATTTTGAGCATTTTGTATCTAATGTGATGATCTCTAATGTCATATTGTAAATAGTGATCCTATATCATTTCATCCCTATAGTTATTATTAAGATGATATTTCATAAATCGACTTATTTCTTTAGCTTCGATTATGTTATTAAACCTTTGTAGAAAAGACAAATCCTAGTGAAAATACCAATCTAAtactgtatttttctttattagttgTTGTATACTCGTCACTAGATGGTGTTACACGGTGGCGAACTTCTTTATAGGCTGACATTTCTTGCTGTTTTGTCctgtacaacgccatctagtagcGAATAAAGTGacttttgtaaatatgattttgacAAATGCCGAATATATTAGAGCCGAATATGATGTGACGATAAGATTGTATTTTGTGCAATGGTAATAGTATATTCTTACGTAATTGTAAAGTGGTTAAGATGTATGAAAATTGTATATTGTAGTCACGGACGCCGCAGCcgaaaccgcatgaaaatcattatgtaatttattttatatctaactGTAGATAACAAATAAAGCGActtttttatgtacaaaaccctcgttttttttaattacgcCCATCAATAATAAGGTATTTTAAGGGCGTATGTGTCTTATTCTCAGCAAGAATTAAATTCAGCCATAGTATCATGTTACCACGTCGCCAATATCACACGTTCTGTGATCATTTCACAAGATCATATCTTAGTATAAGAAAAACCTTGCCAAAGCGACAAACCAAGCATTTCTTTTTATACCCAGTGTCCCAGATATCGCCAAGTCCAGTAGTAGGCTAAGGccaattatcaaaatatataatactagcttttagggtaaaaagtagcccacgtctttctcgggtatcaaaatatttctataccaaatttcatgcaaattagtgcactagtttaggcgtgattgagtaacagacagacagacagttactttcgcaattataatattagtatggattatagcTCAGTTTTAACGAAATATACCGAAAAATTTACTTGATAAGACACTTTGGTAAGTAATTTCTGCAGTTATCACATTTAATAAAGAGTAATAGGTACCTTATCTGTTTAAGAAAAGTATGACATTACCTTCCGAGCTGGATTTAGCTTCCCTTGTTCTTCTTTAGCTCGAGAATTTATCAAAGGTTACATAAGTATTGTTAAGGATAacataataaaagaaaagaaaaataaagtaaaagaaaaaaacagtaAGTAAAAATACAGATACGCAGAACATAAATAAGACAGTTTGAGAATTATAAGTAGAATAGttacaacataaaatatttaaaataaatataaatttaaaaaaaaattacatgaataAATCACAACATTCAGTCTATCGAGTTTATTAAGGGCTAAGTACTAAACGGTGGGAGTAgacgtatattttaaaaactatattatttattgctagtTTGAACATTGTCACTATtcgacaaaaataatttatgaaaatgtttacacttgaaacaacgccatctatcgtcCAATAGACGAACTCTTGACAACATAAAATAGTACTGTCATCTATGGACCTTAATGTAAAACTACAactacattgttttttttaatacagagaTATTAGTTTCTAAGCTGCCAGTAACATACTTAAGTAAACAAATGTATGGACGAAATTCTATACTTGTCTTATGACTACGATCTATCACATTAAAAATTACGTATTTTCGTGTGGACAGAATGTTacaatcttatttaattattctcgtATATTCCATACAATGTTACGTATTAAAATCACAAGAGATTGCGAATTTACCATTACTTtcctatacattattttaatgtttcgtATTAATACTAATTGTGTTACTAATATTGCTGAAGTTCATCACTTACAGAACACATTTTCATAACCCTACATGGTTCTGTATCCTAGCTAAAAATTAGCGTTTGAATCAAGTAAACAAGcactattttaaagaaaacataacGAAAAGAGGTATAATACATATTACAATTGAATGCTAACACACTACTAATAATAGTTGCTCTACGATTATAGagaataaatatcatattaataacaaaaacaggTGGGTAAACTGAGTACGATATAAACGTCCATTATGctgatataaaaatactgaaGTAGGTACGTTTTTCCTATACGTAAACATATTTATGAGCCCATAACTTATTTAGTACATGTTATACAATGAAAATTCTAAATAGAATAATTCTATGATTACCTtacaataattgtataatactttaaaatcaGCTATTCACTAATTACGTATTAATTTAATGGCAGTTCATCTTTCTAGTATAATCTAGCAGTTTACTACCTTACGCTAATAGATGTCGTTACGAGTTCTCAGAGCCGTGAATGTTGAAGTTAATTTGTGTCGAAATCAACgttaaaatcagtttttagCGTAAACTGGTTGACGATGAAATAATATCTTGGACCATTTcgtataattaaatcaatagtgtcttaaattgaaataaatttagacaaaatataacatacatttaccagttttatttttttgacactaggcttattaaaagttatttaatttattgagatCGCGGTACACTACATTGAGCTAGTTCTAGTCTCATAAGTATAATTTACAACCATGATTCAGGAAATGTAAACAGTATacgatttaatataaaattgaaacttACATCCCACTCATTAAACCTTCACGTCAACCCAGCGACATCTATAATGAAAACCTTAACACTAAAGTTACTTTcccaataaaaataacacaaaagtGTCAAAGTCCCTCATTATTGGGAGTGTTGGCGTATCCTCAGCTGGTGGCGATGCCATAAGTCTGGTAATACTGGCCGTACTGCTCAGGCATGTGTGTGTCGTGTGGGTATTCTGacatgtgtgtgtatgtgtgtgtgtcgGTCGGTGGGACTTGGTGGTAGTATTGTTGCGCTTCGGGTGGTAAGTCTGTTTCGGGTTTCTGATGGTCTTGCGGCGGCTGGTTTGAGGGGACACCCTGGAAAataagaagatatttttataaagtttgaaGAATTATTGCAGGTTTCAATTTAAGTGCCCTTCCACCTATTATAGAAATTTTCTTAGTTCTGAAAAGGTGGTAGATGGAAAATGCTAAGCtgtgttcaaataaaattaagaaataaaggGTATGttatttcaattgaattttaattgtcTTATACCTATAACTTTCCGCGAAAATTATAAGATATATAGGCATCTTCCCTTGTCCCATGAGGACCCAGGTCATGACATTGGACAAATTCTAAGAGGTGTCGTAAAATGCATTGAATTTACAGGTCTTGTTCATAACCTTCCCAAtcgtgggaggggttaggctttgattTCACGTTAGTATTGAATTTTGATAACTTAGATATTTGAAAGTGAAGTTTCTAGTAATGAGTATTATTTACCTGCATCTGATACTTGCACCTCTTGAACCTGCCGTAAAGCGACGAGTACGGCAGGTTGTAGTGTATCGCCGCTTGGTTTATTGACATCTGACCAACTCTGAAACGTACAAATTTTTGTTAACGAAGGATACTTTGAGCAATTTATGAAAATGACTAGACAATTAAGAGTGTGAGCACTGAACAGTGAtggtaatattattatcgataaaaaaatctgtgataGTTGcaagtcaaaattaaaaatatgaacagCCCAACCTCCTTgctttttcaataaattgtacaaaaaccTTTCAAAAGGTTGATGAAAATATCGTCACCTCCTAGTGATTCATCTCTATGATTACCTGACAGCCTCAAGTGCTTCTCCCATCGCATCTTCCGACCACGGCGTAGGGTTAGAGCGAGATAACTCTATCCCTTCTCGCTTACACCGACCATATAAAGTACCTGTAATGCAGAGTCAATACATAACTTACACTaggaaaaatattacacaatctTTAGAATTTTAGGATAAGGCCACCAAAAAAGAGTGAACGTAAAACTCAAGCTGTTGATTCCGTGAAATCTCTTGAAAATATTACCTCGCTGAAAAAGGAACAGCTAATAACTATTAATCCGCCGTCTTTTTTTTATCGCTGGACTACCTAATTTGACGAGCACGAAAAAGCAAAACACCTTTACAAGTAAGAAAGAtccacactaatattataaatgcgaaagtaactctgtctgtctgttactcaatcacgcctaaactactgaaccaatttgcatgaaatttggcatggagatatttcgatacctgagaaaggatataggctactttttaccccggtaAAATaacgcataatgggaaaattaaggtagCGGACGAAGACGCGAGTAAAAACTAGAACCAAGTAAAACGTATTGTTAGTTACCAGTAGGTATTCCATAAGTGGTAGCAGCTCGTTGCACAGAGCTGGCGCCACAGCGGATAGAGGCCAGCGCCAGCTGCAGGTCGGCGCGCCGCCAGGATGTAGGGGCTGCGTTGAACGGCGCCGACAGGCGGATACCTTCGCGACGAGCTATCTTGTACAGAGTGCTGCTTGGTATACCTGACGATAAAATAAAAGGATATGAATTAGATTAAAAAGAATTAGAAAATGAGTCCTATAGATACGTGGGGAGTGACATAGATTGTTTCTTAAGGAAAGAAAAGAAGGAAAGAGAGAAAGATAGAATttctaataagtaaataaaagcttCGATTATGATTAATATAGGTACGTCTTTTGATTTTTGATAAGCTTTTGATTTCATTAACATAAGCAGTTCTAGCTACATCTCTTtctgaaaatataacaataactttGCGGCTCAAATAGCTCAGgatttgcaaatatttaaaactttattgttaCATAACAAGATAAATATTCAATTGGATTTCTTGGGGCTTCCGACAAGGTTCACACCTCAGGCCTATACAAAAAAGACCTCTACctacttacaacaataattCCAGTTCAATCAAGACAGTAAGCTATGCTCTTACCATAAGCTTTGCTGGCCTTATTAGCAGATATAGCTCCGGCCCTGAGCGCGTGTAGAGCTCCGCGCAGGTCTGCCTCGGACCACGACTTGGCAGCTCCTTCCTTCTTCGGCGTGTCGATGCCGAGCCGGTGTGCGCGCTGCCACAGCGTCGTGGATGGAATACCGTAGGTTGCTGATGCCTACAAAGTATAGTTACAGATTTAAGATTTGCGATATGAAATCCTTGTGTTGCGAATTTAATACTATCTGCATTGCTTTGCAGCCCATCCATGTTACTAAGAACTATTTTATCATTAGTtggtaaaattgtttttggtaACATTTAAGGGACATTACTTTGTATAGGGTAGGTAGGAAAGTTtagaaagtataaataaatactcgcAAATCGCAAAACAATATGGGTCGCAGCAAGGAAATTAAGATGAAAGATACTTCATCAATTAagtctttaaatttaaatattcttattgtGATTGTCCCAATCAATGCAGCAATCTAAACTGTTCCATACAGATTCTAAAACTATTATGAAATGATAAGAATCTCCTACCTTGGTGAGACTCATCTGATGTTTCCGGAGCGCGTCCAAGGCTCGCTCCATGTCCTGTTGCGTCCAGCTCTTGGGGCTGGAGCGCGGCGCCGGCGACGTCTGCCGCCCGCACGAGTCACTCGTGTCCTCACCACTCAGCTGCGGTTGTTCTGAACAAAACGACCACTTTCAGTTGTGGGTCTTTAGTTTATGCTTAGTTTAATGTTCTAGGAAATATAATACGAAATGACTAGCATGGTGGCAAGCTGGATTAGTGTGTGtttattaaacacaaataaCACATCTTTTGAGACATTTAGCCAAAAGATccgattttttttcaaatccaaCTTTTTGTGTAGGGGACAGGCATAGGTTCATATAATACCTAGTTACTGTTGTGGGCTAAAATTATCGCTAAATCAGATTTAATCTTCATATAGGTACATTTGTTTAGCAAAGTCCAGCTACGAGATGCAAATCATCTGGGCATTAAACCGCACCTGTTTAAACCAGCATATTATTATCCTTCAGTATTTCATATTGTTATTTACATCTTCGACCCCTTCAAAGCTAACAAAAGGTTGACCTCGAATTAAGCGAAGACTAGCAACAAAAACGGACGATAGAATAATCGCACACGCAAAGGGAATGAAACAGGTTTGGTCCGTTCTAAAATAGCGTGCGTTCCCAGTCGTAACTGTCGTATCAGACATgcaataaattaactattacaaTTATACGTCCATCACTTTCACCAATTTTTCACTTTTCATTAGTTAGTACATGCAAATTGATCATTATTTGTTATTGCTGTTAATTACTGATCAAGTAGTTATGTGTACCTAGGTAGCAGAACATTCTAATGCTGCAactaaaatgataaaatgtctttattcCTTGCTCGCTGGTCCTATTGATGTAACCATTTACGAACGTGAATTTcgaagtaggtacttaatattataaggtGATTTCTATGGGAGGGTTGACGTCAGGCAGGCGGCCGGTCGTAAAAACTTTAGTCAAACAACAGTCTCTTTAcaacatgtttttgtaaatgtgTGCCAATCCTACAAAACGTAGGATAAGGATAAGATAAAGATTGTTACGTGCACTAAAAATCACGATCACGACTTAAATCATTGAGAGAAAACGACCCTACGCTGAAAATGAGATTCGCCCTTACTTTTGAGAACTTTTGGTTTTATTGTTATCATTACCTACTAATCCGCTGAGCTAGGTCTACTAATCAGCTCAATGAGTGTCTGAAGGGAGGTGTAGGTCTAGGGTCTTCGAATATATCCATACATActttatacagccctgtatataaagtttgaaataaatatatccaTGGTAAGtatcatcaaaattggttaCATCGTGTGAAGATAATACGGCAGACACTagcattaaattttatgtattgaaACATAAAACCAACATCATGATCAAACCAACTTACCACCTTCCGAAGAGGGTTCATCTTTAACATTGAGTAGCGGCATGAAGTCAGCGGAGTCTGACACCTCGCTCACGTTCATTATCGCCATGTGCCGGCCCAGCAGCGACGTCGTCTGAATCATACACTGATTATTTACACTGCCCACTATTATACACATGTAATacaatagtacctacttatctgGGTTTGATAGTGCACCTCTGAATGGTAATGCTGTTTTTAGGTTACGGGATATTTAGTTTAAATCACAGATCGAGAAGACTGTTATTATTTTCGAAAAGTTATAGTAAAATAGTTCTGGAAAATTCAGTTGGAaatgctataaattgtataaatgctttttaaaatgtGGGTAGTTTcactataaatacaatttttttataaacatcacTTGTGATAACCAATGCTTCGTTCGAAAACAAAAATGGATAATGTTATAACGTTATCATATATCAACACAAACCTTGGCATGATGAGGAGCAGATTCCAGTGTTTCCAGCATGGCGGCCGGCGGCGAGGCGCGCTCCTGCTTGACACACACCGGCGTAGCGGCCGGGCCCGCCGGCGCCAGCGGTGCCAGCTCCTCCAAGCCACTGCCCTAAAGAACACGCTATCTATTCAAACACATGATATTTCAAACTACCCACAGATTCACATAGCTTTTTTACACTGTTTTATAACGTGACTATGTATGCCTCTAGAGGTTATTCTTCCTACTAAAATCGAGTCTCAAATAGTTATCAATTACCCACccaattattattagaaattcgTGAACGATTCGTCAAgtaatttttaatgtcaaatggTCGACATgaattattaatgttatgaagGCGACACGATAAAGAACAAATCGATTcgatttattttgaagtaaagaCGTAACATCGTAGTTGGTTACATAAAACTGATACATAGAAAATCCATTTATATAAGCTTAGCCtattttccaaactatgttggagtctgcttccagtcggatgcagctgaatcccagtgttttacatggagcgactgcctatctgacctccacaatccagttaggTACCtgacctgggatataacacgatacccttcggtaagactggttgttagactttcaagcttctgactactttaacgactgtcaaaggtcttcaaaaatgacagccgggacccacaatttaacgtgccttccgaaacacgaagaaACTCGATATGAGTAAgatcgttaactaagccacgagctcctccaatACATAgaacatcaaaatataaattaaagaaatgaTATAGGTATACGTTATATGTCTAGTCGGCTAGTGGGTCATAACAAGACGTTTCCTTGCCGATTGTGCTGGGGGAGCTAAATATTGAGAGTTGTGACGTACATAGTGTCCTGTtggataaaataatagtatctaCCTATCTTTTCTTCTAACATACTACAAGGAATaggttttaagataaaaaaaacctaaagaCTTAAGTGGCATAAAATTAATTGGTAATAcctataatatagataaaatacaCGCAAATCCTATCCTAAGATTTGGCAAATGAAAGAGATAAGTATCTccctaaaaattataacaaacagaaaaataagataaattCAGAGAACGGATCATAAATTACACGCTACCAAAATTCTTCCCCTAATCTATTCCTTGTATGGAAGCGAACGAACTCATCGCCATGAACTGGGACAAAGTGCAAAGTAAACTTGTTAGAATTACAACTATGAAGTTTTTCCCGAATATAATCTCCTAAGTTTCTTTTAGCTTAACATTTTCATGGCCGAAATAATTCCCATGTATTATGTACCTAATCGTATAAATAGTTTAACTTACAGGACATCCCAATGTATCTCGTAAAGTCGTATGATCGTATCACAAAGGTCGCGTTTGCAATCATGAATTGACTGAACCTTTGGTGGCCTTTACAAATGCAAAGAAAATCTACAATAGAAT contains:
- the fz2 gene encoding frizzled 2 — protein: MWSVVVSVAALATAAALQPRCQEITIPMCRGIGYNLTSFPNPLDHDTQEEAGLEVHQYWPLVEIKCSADLKFFLCSVYTPICIEDYQKPLPACRSVCERARAGCAPLMQKYGFQWPERMACERLPRAGDPDQLCMEETERAREPPPPPARRPPRPAACSDPKNCAGGAAAAPEPAGGGAGAAGGAGAGASGGAECACACRPPLVSARAHNVSAALPPGCALPCRGAFFTRDEKEFAAVWVALWGGLCAASTLMTLTTFLIDSQRFKYPERPIVYLSACYFMVSLGYLARLALGHDEVACDGALLRTNVNGPGACTLVFVLVYFFGMASSIWWVVLSFAWFLAAGLKWGNEAIAGHAQYYHLAAWLIPAAKTVAVLLAGAVDGDPVAGICYVGNSSPENLKRYVLAPLIVYFALGATFLLAGFVSLFRIRSVIKRQGGIGAGSKADKLEKLMIRIGVFSVLYAVPAGVVIGCLAYEAGGHERWVRRVACGPTCGPRPLYSALMLKYFMALAVGITSGVWIWSGKTLDSWRRVWRGGREPAPAQRALVKGV
- the psq gene encoding BTB-domain-containing protein pipsqueak, whose translation is MPGHGTGHGLSQVKCEPPSDEEDSNSQFAHTYLSSQLTSQVHPVKLESPRSDDSVSTDILRDLQGSGLEELAPLAPAGPAATPVCVKQERASPPAAMLETLESAPHHAKTTSLLGRHMAIMNVSEVSDSADFMPLLNVKDEPSSEGEQPQLSGEDTSDSCGRQTSPAPRSSPKSWTQQDMERALDALRKHQMSLTKASATYGIPSTTLWQRAHRLGIDTPKKEGAAKSWSEADLRGALHALRAGAISANKASKAYGIPSSTLYKIARREGIRLSAPFNAAPTSWRRADLQLALASIRCGASSVQRAATTYGIPTGTLYGRCKREGIELSRSNPTPWSEDAMGEALEAVRVGQMSINQAAIHYNLPYSSLYGRFKRCKYQMQGVPSNQPPQDHQKPETDLPPEAQQYYHQVPPTDTHTYTHMSEYPHDTHMPEQYGQYYQTYGIATS